CCAGTATATATGAGTGGGCATGCTATGCTATATGTGGGTAAAGAAGAGGGGAAATATTACATTATTCATGATTTTTCTGGATTTTATAAGCCACAGCAAGATGGAGCTGCGAAATATTATAGAGTTCGGGAGGTAATGGTTTCTCCATTGTGCATTGGATTATCAGAGGAAGGAAAAACCTATATTGAGGGATTATATGGAGCAAGAGACTTTGTTCTTGTGGAATAGCTAATTTAGGTATAATAATCAAATAAAACAAGTCAAAATGCTAATGTATTTTGACTTGTTTTTTATTTGAAAGTACCTAATATATAAGCTTATAAATATTAATTTGTTACTAAAATTTGACTGAGTAAATGATCTAAACTTTAGTACTAGCTATTATGTGATCTTTAACCTTGTTGTAAGCATAATCTAGTGAGGAATCTAAATTATTATTATTCTTTCCTCCACCTTGCGCTGATAGGTCACTTCCACCACCTTTTCCATCTATAAGTGTTATGGCATCCTTAAGAAGGGCATTCATACTAATCATATTTAAATCCTTTGAGCACATGAATAAAAGATTTGCCTTATCAACAGATTTTACTCCAAATAAAACTATAACCTTTGGCTGAGATACTAATTTTGTTGCTAAGGTATTAGTGTATTTTAAATCACCGTTATCATAAATGAATTTAAGCACTCTAACGTCTTCTATTTTTGGAGCTGATGTTAACATATTTTGAACTTCATATTCAGCAACCGCTGCCTTTAATGTCCTTTTTTCAGTAAGGGCCTTATTAAGTTCACCAGAAAGCCTATCTACTTCAGATAAAAGGGTAGCACTATTGCAGGATAAAAGTTTAGACATCTTATCTATGGCTTCATATTTTGAAACATAATCAGAAACTGCTCTTGAACCACACAAAAATTCAATTCTCGTGCCATTCTTGTACTTTTCGATTTTTATAACCTTAATTAATTGCACCTCAATAGTTGTACTAGGATGTATTCCACAGCATGGATTTATATCAATATCACCTATTTTAACGATTCTAATTTTTTCACCAGCTTTTACCGGGATTTTCTTTAGAGTTAATTTTTTTAATTCAGAATTGCTAGGATACAGTACCTCTACGTTAATATTGTCTAAAACTATTTTGTTAGCCTGTGTTTCAGCAGTTTTAATTTCATCACCTATAATAACTTTATCAATATCTATAGTTGTTGAATCTATGCCAAGATGAAAACCAATTGTATAAGCATTAAACAAATCAGCTATACAAGCAGAAAGGATATGTTGTCCTAGGTGTTGCTGCATATAGTCGTATCTTTTATCAAAGTCTATACTACATTTAACCTTGTGAATTTTTAGGGGTTTAACTGCAACTACATGATATACTTTTTTATCTTTTTCATATACATAGGTTACTGCAGCGCCATTTATAAGGCCAGTGTCACAGGGCTGACCACCACTTTCTGGATAAAAACAGGTTTTATCCAGTTCAATATGATACTCTTTTTCTTTTTCTAATACATTTATTACTTCAGCTGTGAATTCTGTTTGATATGGATTTTCATAATATAACTTTTCCAAAGTTAAGCATCTCCTTTAAATAGCAACGTTGCATAATAATATATTGCATAAAATTCATGATCTGTTTTTAATCTATAAGAAATTTAAAAAATTATAATTAATTATGTCTGTAATAGCATTTATTGTAATATGCATAATTGTTTTAATCTATATTGTACCATAAAAATAGTAGGTGTAACTATTAAGATTTAAAAGTAATGAAGATATACAGGTAAATTGATTGTGAAACACTATGCCTATATCCTCAATATTATCTACATAGCCTTAAATAAAGATATAGTTTTGTATGGTCGTGTTAGGAATATATGGTATAATTTTAGTAGAGAACTTACATTTGTAGAAGCTAATAATAGATTTGCTCTAAAAGTAAGTGTAAGAATAATTAAAATTGAGAGGTTGGGGTATTATGGATTTTGAGAAATCCTGTGGCGCTGTAATTTATAGAAAAATATATGGAAATTTAGAGTTCTTAACTATTAGTCATAGAAACGATGGACATTGGGGTTTTCCTAAAGGACATGTTGAAAAAAATGAAAGTGAAGTGCAAACAGCAGTAAGAGAGGTTTCTGAAGAGACTGGACTTTCGGTTTCGCTTATGGATGGATTTAGAGTGTCAGTAGAATATTTAATAAAAAAAGAGACAATGAAGGAAGTTGTATATTTTTTAGCTGAGGTTCAAGATCAGATTATACTTATTGAAGTAAATGAAGTAGTGGATTATAGGTGGTCAGACTTTAAACAAACAAAAGAACTATTATCTTACATAAGTAGCAAGGAAGTTTTGGAGAAGGCCTATCAATTTATAGTTGAAACTGTTAAAAATCCAATGAAATAAGTTGTTATTTCATTGGATTTTTTCATATAATTTTGTCATGGTTTAGTTTTAGACTTAAAAGTCATGTAAAAAATATAAAAAAGAGGTTTATACCATATTTTGTAGAATATAATATTTTGAAAATATTCTTAAAACAATTTAATTTATCATAAATTCTGTAGTACTTTAGGAGATTTTTAAAG
This DNA window, taken from Clostridium estertheticum, encodes the following:
- a CDS encoding alanyl-tRNA editing protein, encoding MEKLYYENPYQTEFTAEVINVLEKEKEYHIELDKTCFYPESGGQPCDTGLINGAAVTYVYEKDKKVYHVVAVKPLKIHKVKCSIDFDKRYDYMQQHLGQHILSACIADLFNAYTIGFHLGIDSTTIDIDKVIIGDEIKTAETQANKIVLDNINVEVLYPSNSELKKLTLKKIPVKAGEKIRIVKIGDIDINPCCGIHPSTTIEVQLIKVIKIEKYKNGTRIEFLCGSRAVSDYVSKYEAIDKMSKLLSCNSATLLSEVDRLSGELNKALTEKRTLKAAVAEYEVQNMLTSAPKIEDVRVLKFIYDNGDLKYTNTLATKLVSQPKVIVLFGVKSVDKANLLFMCSKDLNMISMNALLKDAITLIDGKGGGSDLSAQGGGKNNNNLDSSLDYAYNKVKDHIIASTKV
- a CDS encoding bis(5'-nucleosyl)-tetraphosphatase produces the protein MDFEKSCGAVIYRKIYGNLEFLTISHRNDGHWGFPKGHVEKNESEVQTAVREVSEETGLSVSLMDGFRVSVEYLIKKETMKEVVYFLAEVQDQIILIEVNEVVDYRWSDFKQTKELLSYISSKEVLEKAYQFIVETVKNPMK